A single Neospora caninum Liverpool complete genome, chromosome VIIb DNA region contains:
- a CDS encoding putative nucleolar GTP-binding protein produces MEAGTFCKLKEIPPVLTASSLIDVCLSKTQRKTPTEIHRKSALAAIKKFYMRKIKFGSQTFVEKLKEIVDGFPKLDSIHPFYSDLLNILYDRDHYKLALGMLSTTVRRIEKIAKEYVTLAKYADGLYKCKSLKVAALGRMCTLVKKLAQPLQYLEEVRQHMSRLPSINPVTRTLLLTGYPNVGKSSFINSVSNANVDVQPFAFTTKSLFVGHFDFLYNRWQIIDTPGILDHPLDERNLIEMLAITALTHIQSVVVFMLDISEECGYTIESQVSLFQSLLVLFKNKPILVVLNKTDKMRLANLSPEHRELIRTMGKDRTVEFVEASTLTGAGVDDAKNRACELLLKQRVEQKQLATGLIPGGSSSASSLQQQLDSKLFVTKVDNPRQPFVPQSVLDAQKEREQDEGDVAVRQPRRVLERDLEEEQGGSGVYSVDLRKSHILAKEEWRYDVVPEFLNGQNVRDFVDVDIEEKLKLLEEEEALLLQQQEMERPDLEDQLDNLASLKMEMAKLHLGIKRQRLMNCLKKKRNGPRLLKKPKTKLQEIREKRRLEAASSLAGDGASVTDAMSEAQSTAASTDRGTEASSTIRGRTLERSARRGRSPSADGADGDEDGHGRLKKKIRAMSRSRSVQPTARQRAASRARSASRTGEGEEEEREQGPAALGQIRRLGGVAQRKARKMKIAADRPIRGRAGEADRHISVKMPKHLFSGKRSNGKTDRR; encoded by the exons ATGGAGGCTGGAACCTTCTGCAAGCTCAAG GAGATTCCGCCGGTGCTGACGGCGTCCAGTTTGATTGACGTCTGTCTATCCAAGACGCAGCGAAAGACGCCCACGGAAATCCACCGAAAAAGCGCGCTGGCAGCCATAAAAAAGTTCTACATGCGAAAAATCAAGTTCGGCTCTCAGACCTTTGTAGAAAAACTCAAGGAAATTGTGGATGGATTCCCCAAACTCGAT AGCATCCATCCGTTTTATTCGGATTTGCTGAACATTCTGTACGACCGAGACCACTACAAACTTGCGTTGGGGATGCTGTCGACGACGGTGCGCCGCATCGAGAAGATCGCCAAGGAGTATGTCACCCTCGCGAAATACGCGGACGGTCTGTACAAATGCAAAAGCCTGAAGGTTGCAGCCCTCGGTCGCATGTGCACGCTC GTTAAGAAACTCGCGCAGCCGCTTCAGTACCTGGAGGAAGTTCGCCAGCACATGTCTCGACTGCCTTCCATCAACCCAGTCACGCGAACACTTCTTCTTACGG GCTACCCGAATGTAGGGAAAAGCTCTTTCATCAACAGCGTCTCGAACGCGAATGTCGACGTCCAACCGTTCGCCTTCACCACCAAGTCGCTCTTTGTCGGCCACTTTGACTTCCTCTACAACCGCTGGCAG ATCATCGACACTCCGGGAATTCTCGATCATCCCCTGGACGAGCGAAACTTGATTGAAATGCTGGCCATCACGGCGCTGACGCACATTCAG agcgtcgtcgtcttcatGCTGGACATCAGCGAAGAGTGCGGCTACACGATCGAGAGCCAAGTGAGTCTCTTTCAGTCGCTCCTCGTGCTCTTCAAGAATAAGCCGATCCTCGTGGTGCTGAACAAAACCGACAAAATGCGGCTTGCCAACCTCTCGCCCGAGCACCGGGAACTCATTCGAACCATGGGAAAAG ACCGCACCGTGGAGTTCGTTGAGGCGTCAACGCTCACTGGTGCGGGCGTCGACGACGCGAAGAATCGCGCGTGTGAACTGCTTTTGAAGCAGCGCGTCGAGCAGAAACAATTGGCTACTGGCCTCATTCCCGGCGGGTCCAGTtcggcgtcctcgctgcAGCAACAGTTGGACAGCAAACTCTTTGTCACGAAAGTCGACAATCCCCGCCAGCCCTTTGTTCCTCAAAGTGTCCTGGatgcacagaaagagagagag CAGGATGAGGGTGACGTTGCTGTTCGGCAACCGAGGCGCGTCCTGGAGAGAGACttggaggaagaacaaggaggCAGCGGAGTATACAGTGTGGATCTACGAA AATCGCACATTTTGGCTAAGGAAGAGTGGCGATACGACGTGGTGCCGGAGTTTTTGAACGGGCAAAATGTCCGAGATTTCGTGGACGTCGACATCGAGGAGAAACTCAAACTCctggaagaggaggaagctcttcttcttcaacaacaagaaatggagagacCCGATTTAGAG GATCAGCTGGATAACTTGGCGTCTCTGAAGATGGAAATGGCCAAACTCCATTTGGGAATCAAGCGACAGCGGCTGATGAATTGCCTGAAGAAAAAGCGCAATGGACCGCGCCTGCTGAAGAAACCG aaGACAAAACTCCAGGAGatccgcgagaagaggcgcctgGAGGCCGCTTCCAGCCtggcaggagacggcgcaaGCGTGACGGATGCGATGTCCGAAGCTCAGAGCACAGCTGCTTCGACGGATCGGGGCACAGAGGCGAGCTCCACAATCCGAGGAAGAACTCTTGAGA GGAGCGCGCGTCGCGGTCGATCGCCGTCTGCGGATGgtgcagacggagacgaagatggTCACGGgagactgaagaagaagattcGGGCTATGAGCCGGTCTCGTTCCGTGCAGCCGACGGCCCGTCAGCGAGCGGCGAGCCGAGCGCGTTCAGCGAGTCGAACgggagaaggtgaagaagaggaacgcgaacAAGGGCCCGCAGCTCTTGGTCAGATTCGAAGACTTGGTGGTGTGGctcagagaaaggcaaggaaAATGAAGATTGCAGCTGACCGTCCAATTCGAGGCcgagcgggagaagccgaCCGACACATCAGCGTTAAAATGCCCAAGCATCTGTTCTCTGGAAAGCGCAGCAATGGCAAAACTGACAGACGATGA